A DNA window from Setaria viridis chromosome 2, Setaria_viridis_v4.0, whole genome shotgun sequence contains the following coding sequences:
- the LOC117844282 gene encoding LOW QUALITY PROTEIN: pentatricopeptide repeat-containing protein At5g48910 (The sequence of the model RefSeq protein was modified relative to this genomic sequence to represent the inferred CDS: inserted 2 bases in 1 codon), with translation MPPPTVPFFLTSTTLATTTKKPQPQAQPPPPPCDAEAQASASTSHASAASASYAARMRLNPHLALPLFDHLLRSGADPDPAAYALALACCARGRDRAAAAQLHAHAAKRGIVASHRRVRGRLVHAYAVCGMLPHARRVFDGGTDNDMFAWNCLLRGYAQEGGDADALRDFFARMPFRDSISWNTVLSWCVANGEYDEAIAVFREMLASQECQPDRVTLVSVVSAIAYLGALALGLWAHAYVIRKGVEVEEKLSSALINMYSKCGFIEGAVYVFENAGEKMSLDTWNAMLAGFTANGCSARALELFTRMESKGLVPNKITFNSVLNACSHGGFVQEGIRHFKRMFKVYGIEPDIAHYGCMVDLFSRAGMFEKAEEIIQIMPMEPDASMLKALLAACRTHKNLELGKKAGHRLIEAAPNDHAGYVLLSNIYALDGNWGGVHKVRKLMLDRGVLKIPGSSSVELNGVIHEFISGDKXEICQQLKNTGFTPDTSQVLLDIDDEDVKESSLALHSKKLAIAFGLTSTAPGTPIRVVNNLRICGDCHNAIKLLSEIYGRSIIVRDANRFHHFREGSCSCGDYW, from the exons ATGCCTCCCCCAACTGTCCCCTTCTTCCTAACCTCCACCACGCTCGCCACCACTACGAAAAAACCGCAGCCGCAagcgcaaccgccgccgccgccatgcgaCGCGGAAGCCCaggcctccgcctccacctcccacgCCTCGGCGGCGTCCGCGTCGTACGCCGCGCGCATGCGGCTCAACCCGCACCTCGCGCTCCCCCTGTTCGACCACCTCCTCCGCTCAGGCGCCGACCCGGACCCCGCCGCGTACGCGCTCGCGCTCGCGTGCTGCGCGCGCGGGAGGgaccgcgccgcggccgcgcagcTCCACGCGCACGCCGCCAAGCGCGGGATCGTCGCCTCCCACCGCCGCGTGCGCGGCAGGCTCGTCCACGCCTACGCCGTCTGCGGGATGCTCCCCCACGCGCGCAGGGTGTTCGACGGCGGGACCGACAACGACATGTTCGCCTGGAACTGCCTGCTGCGCGGGTACGCTCAGGAGGGTGGGGACGCGGACGCGCTCCGCGATTTCTTTGCCAGGATGCCGTTCCGGGACAGCATCTCGTGGAACACAGTCCTTTCGTGGTGCGTCGCCAATGGTGAGTACGATGAGGCAATCGCGGTGTTCCGGGAGATGCTGGCGAGCCAGGAGTGCCAGCCTGACAGGGTGACATTAGTGAGCGTTGTCTCGGCAATCGCGTACTTGGGGGCACTCGCTTTGGGGCTGTGGGCGCATGCATATGTCATCAGGAAAGGGGTTGAAGTCGAGGAGAAATTGAGCTCGGCATTGATAAACATGTACTCAAAATGCGGGTTCATTGAGGGTGCAGTTTATGTGTTTGAGAACGCTGGAGAAAAGATGAGCTTGGATACTTGGAATGCAATGTTAGCTGGTTTCACAGCGAATGGTTGCAGTGCAAGGGCTCTGGAGCTCTTCACCAGGATGGAGTCAAAAGGACTGGTGCCTAACAAGATTACATTTAACAGTGTACTGAATGCTTGTAGCCACGGGGGGTTTGTGCAGGAAGGTATACGGCATTTCAAGAGAATGTTCAAAGTTTATGGTATTGAGCCTGACATTGCACATTATGGTTGCATGGTGGATCTGTTCTCCCGTGCAGGGATGTTTGAGAAAGCTGAGGAGATCATCCAGATAATGCCAATGGAGCCAGATGCTTCTATGTTGAAGGCCCTATTGGCTgcttgtagaactcataagaaCTTAGAGTTGGGAAAAAAGGCTGGCCATAGGCTTATTGAGGCTGCCCCAAATGATCACGCAGGGTATGTGTTGCTATCCAACATATATGCACTGGATGGCAACTGGGGAGGAGTGCATAAAGTGAGGAAGCTTATGTTGGATCGCGGTGTGCTGAAGATCCCTGGGAGCAGTTCGGTGGAACTTAATGGCGTAATTCATGAGTTCATTTCCGGAGATAA TGAGATTTGTCAACAGCTTAAAAATACAGGATTTACTCCTGACACTTCACAAGTGCTGCTAGAtattgatgatgaagatgtGAAAGAGAGCTCGCTAGCTCTTCATAGTAAGAAGCTTGCGATAGCCTTTGGGCTGACCAGCACTGCTCCTGGCACGCCTATTAGAGTAGTAAATAACCTCCGGATCTGCGGAGATTGTCATAATGCCATAAAACTTCTAAGCGAGATTTACGGGAGGAGCATAATTGTTAGAGATGCAAATCGATTTCATCATTTCAGAGAAGGGTCTTGTTCTTGCGGGGATTACTGGTAA
- the LOC117844706 gene encoding transcription factor bHLH76, giving the protein MDMNESGEKGMEGNASSAGAGIPVEWQTQFSAAAFACPQAQQHQGPMMDSAFATAGMWASTSQAMVLSDVGGAMSATRGGGGFLAPVPGFLPQGLGHFPVDSGFIERAARASCFGGGGGGGVMGGAGFGAADQHMNGAFSGSSEALLDHQRKDGNEKGEPELGRNGHDGVPSSEAAGGDCSSKGTSDSKKRRRPNEVMGGDQVQSSNLPADSANESVHSKDKGEESSPATTTGKSKGKGAKETSESQKEDYIHVRARRGQATNSHSLAERLRREKISERMKLLQDLVPGCSKVTGKAVMLDEIINYVQSLQRQVEFLSMKLATVNPRLDLNIEGLLSKDLLRFPGVSSSSLGFSPEMIHPQLQLSQPGLIQGGAAGMANPDVFRRIIQAQLSAKDGSQMPHALNGPFSDVAQMGYPSLGSSAQDLSIRPSQDGFQM; this is encoded by the exons ATGGACATGAACGAGAGCGGCGAGAAAGGGATGGAGGGCAACgcgtcctccgccggcgccggcatccCGGTGGAGTGGCAGACCCAATtcagcgccgccgcctttgCGTGCCCTCAGGCACAGCAGCATCAGGGCCCCATGATGGACTCCGCGTTCGCGACCGCCGGCATGTGGGCGTCCACCTCCCAGGCCATGGTGCTCTccgacgtcggcggcgccaTGTCCGCcacgcggggcggcggcggcttcttgGCGCCGGTGCCCGGGTTCCTCCCGCAGGGCCTCGGCCATTTCCCCGTCGACTCCGGCTTCATCGAGCGCGCCGCGCGGGCGTcctgcttcggcggcggcggcggcggcggggtgatgGGCGGCGCCGGCTTCGGCGCGGCTGATCAGCACATGAACGGCGCGTTCAGTGGCTCCTCCGAGGCGCTCCTGGATCACCAGAGGAAGGACGGCAACGAGAAGGGCGAGCCGGAGCTCGGCCGGAACGGCCACGACGGGGTGCCGAGCTCGGAGGCCGCCGGAGGGGACTGCTCGTCCAAAGGGACGTCGGACTCCAAGAAGAGGAGAAGGCCAAACGAG GTGATGGGAGGCGATCAGGTTCAATCCTCCAACCTGCCCGCGGATTCGGCAAACGAGAGCGTGCACAGCAAGGACAAAGGCGAGGAGAGCAGCCCGGCAACAACCACCGGCAAGTCGAAAGGGAAGGGGGCGAAAGAGACCTCCGAGTCCCAGAAGGAAGACTACATCCATGTCCGGGCTCGGCGCGGACAGGCGACCAACAGCCACAGCCTTGCAGAAAGG TTGAGAAGGGAGAAGATTAGCGAGAGGATGAAGCTTCTGCAGGACCTTGTTCCCGGCTGCAGCAAA GTCACTGGGAAGGCGGTGATGCTTGACGAGATCATCAATTATGTTCAGTCCCTGCAAAGACAAGTTGAG TTCCTATCGATGAAGCTTGCGACAGTAAACCCAAGGCTTGACCTCAACATAGAAGGGCTTCTGTCGAAAGAT CTTCTTCGCTTCCCTGGTGTCTCTTCATCTTCCCTCGGATTCTCCCCAGAGATGATCCACCCACAACTACAGCTATCGCAACCAGGCCTGATTCAGGGGGGCGCTGCTGGCATGGCCAATCCAGACGTGTTCAGGAGAATCATACAGGCACAGCTAAGTGCTAAAGACGGATCTCAG ATGCCCCACGCATTGAATGGGCCGTTCAGTGACGTCGCGCAGATGGGGTACCCGTCCCTGGGGTCGTCGGCACAGGACTTGAGCATCAGGCCGTCGCAGGACGGGTTCCAAATGTGA